Within the Oryctolagus cuniculus chromosome 19, mOryCun1.1, whole genome shotgun sequence genome, the region GCCTCACGATGTGGACCTTCATGCTCCTGGGCCTTCTCTGTGCCTCGGCCTCTGCCAGTGCCAGTAAGTGAGCCGCTGGACTCTGGTGGCGGGTGGCGGGTGGCGGGAAGGGGCCCCTGCTCGGCTGGTGGCCAAGGCTTGCAGGGCCGCCACTGAGCGGTGGGAACTGGGAGGTCCTTGCCTCCAAGcccccctttctttccactgcagtCCAGGCCAGGTCCTCCTCCTACAGTGGCGAGTACggaagtggaggaggggagcCATTCTCCCACTCCGGCCTCCAGCTGGAAGGGCCCATCACAGCCATCCGTGTCCGGGTTGACAGCCGCTATATTGTGGGGTAAGGCTCTTCCGCGTTCCTCAAGCTCTTACTAGCTCAGGAAGTGCTCTTTCACTCTGGGCCACCTGTGCCACAACCAACAGGTCCCTAGTGAGGCGGGATATGGGGATAGCTGTGAGAGGACTCGGCTTCCAGAACCGTACCCTTTGGACTCCTCCCTCCCAGAATATGCCTGGTGGTGGCAAATCATTAATAACCACTAACTCTCAGGGGCCTGGAAGTcgaccagcccagcccacccgccTTCTGCGGTTTAAAGTTTCTTTCCAATAtccctgctgggtgccctgcaACTTTGCTCAACGCCTCTCTTGAGCAGTCCCCACTCCATTGCTAGTCGGAAAATTCTATCACGTGCAGAGCCAAAGTGTGTCCCCTTATCCTGGAtctgcctcctgggacagcagggacaagcctcttccctctcccacaagggagcCACTCAGCTGTTAGAAAATCCCTTTGCTTCCACAAGTGCgagaatgggggaggggcatCGTAGGAGGCTGGACTCCAAATTCAAGGCCTGCCATGTACTGTGTGTGGGCGACTCTGGGCAagctgccttccttctctgcacctgctgtcagccaggccaggagctgaagttctttgtgtggtcctccaGGGCTCACCCGGCCTACACTTTTGGGGCAACTAGCAGGGACTGCTCATGCTAGTGTCCAGTTTGGAGGACTCCACGTGCAGGCCAAACGGTCCTGAACTCTGATGACCTAATCAGTGTCCccgttcctgccctcccacccgtcCCAGTCTCCAGGTGCGCTATGGCCAGGTGTGGAGCGACTACGTGGGTGgcaacctgggagacctggaggagatctTTCTGCACCCAGGGGAGTCGGTGATCCAGGTGTCTGGGTCATACGGTAACTATCTGAAGACCCTGGACTTTTTCACCAACTACGGTCGCATCCTTTCCTTTGGGAGAGACACAGGCGTAATCTTCTATGCTGTCCCCTTGGAGCTGGATGTCGTGCTCCGATTCATCAGTGGCCGAGCTGGCTTATTCGTCAACGCCATTGGCCTGCACTGGGACACCATCCCAGAAACTGCCCCAGCGACTGCTGAGCCCGCCTCCTCCGTGGCAGGGCCCCGTGGTGGGGTGTGACAACTCCCTGATCACTATTTCCATACAAATGGCTCAATAAAAGGACATGGCTAAAGctggtgtgcatgtgggtgtgtgcaggcgGGACCCACTCTTGGAGGGCGGTGTGACTCTCAGCTCTGGCTACCTGCTGCTAAGAGTGGGAGCACGAGGGAGACAGGTGTTGAGAATCCTGGGCTCTTCCGTACGTCGCAAGGAGAGTGACGCTGGTTTGTACCAACTCTTTTCGGGGTTAGCTCTTGAGAATGTCTGTCCAAACAGGAGTTCTGAAGGGAAGGCTCAGCGGGGGCACACCGCCGAGCCCCAGGTGTGCCTCTCTGGCGCCCTCCCCCCTGAGAAGGGGCTGGCTTCTCTGACCAAGggctgtcccctctccctggagCTCAGCTGCAGGTGGGTGTCCTGACCTCTGTCCTCCCATCTGTCCCAGATGCGATCTCCCTGCTGAAGTTTCGCCCCAGTTTGTGCTTAAGGACTCCACCCCATTCCCCAGGCCAGTTCTTCCTCGTCTTACCCCTAACCTGGTGCTCTTGCTTAGCCCTCTGGGAACTGGCGCTCAGGCAGATGAGAAGCCCGTGGCTGAGACACACCCATGTCCCGTATTAGAGCGAGTGGGTTtcattcctgactccaccttcctgctgacgtggctcctgggaggcagcagggacggttcaggatggttcaagtgccacccacacgggagagccGGTTGAgttctcctccagcttctgcccccactcccacctctctaacaaacagaaaataaaaacggagccagcgccgtggctcataggctaatgctccgcttatggcgccggcacaccgagttctagtcccggtcggggcgccggattctgtcccggttcccctcttccaggccagctctctgctgtggccagggagtgcagtggaggatggcccaagaccttgggccctgcaccccatcgtaGATCCGGAGAAACAGCATGCTCCTGATTTGGATCAGTGTGTTGttccggccgcagtgcactggcctcggctgcctttggagggtgaaccaacggcaaaggaagacctttttgtctgtctctctctctcactgtccactctgactgtaaaaaacaaaaacaaaaacaaaaacaaaaaaacaacaacaacaacaacaaaaacaaaacaccaccaacaacaacGGAGAGTCGTTCCTTAGGGACCCACCATTTCAACAGTGTGAACTTGGCCAacaccacagccaaagtggaaattctggggcaggcaggttaagttgccactagGGGCTGAGTCCCATATTTGACTGCCTGGGTTTAAGGACTGGCcctacttttgtttttaagactttttaaaaaatgtatttatctgagagttacagagaggcagaggcagagagagagagacagagagacagagagaggtgttccaaatgctggttcattcccagatggctacaacggccagagctgggccgatctgaagccaggagccaggagcttcttctgggtctcccacatggatacagggacacaaggacttggagcatcttctactgctttcccaggccatagcagagagctggatcacaagtggagcagctgggacttgaaccggcgcccata harbors:
- the LOC100358738 gene encoding zymogen granule membrane protein 16-like; its protein translation is MWTFMLLGLLCASASASAIQARSSSYSGEYGSGGGEPFSHSGLQLEGPITAIRVRVDSRYIVGLQVRYGQVWSDYVGGNLGDLEEIFLHPGESVIQVSGSYGNYLKTLDFFTNYGRILSFGRDTGVIFYAVPLELDVVLRFISGRAGLFVNAIGLHWDTIPETAPATAEPASSVAGPRGGV